The following proteins are encoded in a genomic region of Microscilla marina ATCC 23134:
- a CDS encoding type IV secretory system conjugative DNA transfer family protein, with translation MNTNKVNTDAPEHIFFQQILSQRWEWMLSLDTTIRLGYTKAEFLSNFIFEWMEKWVSYIEAQRDQVERYSTEYAVWMEKRGFTFKEYLSLFSARIAADAHDWYPIFEVLMIDQEEHRKALTQGFDPTEKDYLLLLSQLNNCPPTHFFNREFPAEIPLNELAKHAYVVGNTGSGKSELMKSLFYHLQKQTYTTGNKASLILMEPHGELAQDMRDFYLNKEQRHRLIYIDPFYEEGFTPVLNPFDIPNEERQNEPLIDLYSQNIAKAFSELIEGSSLSPQMEAVLIPCIATLLRKEGSSLAELQRFMNDEENDDLIKLGLQSPNPIHKNLFKSAFRKGSGYQTTKQSIYTKLLKLLGTTTFFEFTCGRSTLDLAKATDEGKIILFNLSQGKIGEDSSQAIGRLLIAMIKNVALRREYQAKNERIPTFVFIDECQNYLSPSIEKILTEARKYKVFLLMANQNLAQIEDSRLKDAIFSNTKVKIAGSNSPKTLKVMAQEMQTSLDILQDMRKYHFCAKVDDSPAFVFRSPSFLATNEAKFSLSHADQMGLKQYLLDQGYYRTKVLLKKEDATTEAANSSETPTNSQEQPPLPKYSLRKKTTNGEGNDPNPAPKYSFRKSKN, from the coding sequence ATGAATACTAATAAAGTAAATACAGATGCTCCTGAGCACATCTTTTTTCAGCAAATACTTTCACAGCGATGGGAATGGATGCTTTCTTTAGATACTACTATTCGGTTAGGGTATACCAAAGCCGAATTTCTGAGCAATTTTATCTTCGAATGGATGGAAAAATGGGTGAGTTATATTGAGGCACAACGTGATCAAGTAGAGCGTTATTCTACTGAGTATGCTGTGTGGATGGAAAAGCGAGGCTTTACCTTCAAGGAGTATTTGAGTTTGTTCAGTGCTCGCATCGCCGCTGATGCCCACGACTGGTATCCTATTTTTGAAGTGTTGATGATCGATCAAGAGGAACATCGTAAAGCTCTTACACAAGGTTTTGATCCTACGGAAAAAGATTACCTGTTGCTGTTGTCACAACTAAATAATTGCCCACCTACTCATTTTTTTAACCGAGAGTTTCCCGCAGAAATTCCCCTAAATGAACTAGCAAAACATGCATATGTAGTAGGAAATACTGGTAGCGGAAAAAGTGAACTGATGAAATCACTCTTCTATCATTTGCAAAAACAAACCTACACTACGGGAAACAAAGCCAGTTTGATTTTGATGGAACCACATGGAGAGTTGGCTCAAGATATGCGCGATTTTTACCTCAACAAAGAGCAACGCCATCGTTTGATTTATATTGATCCATTTTATGAAGAAGGCTTTACCCCTGTGCTCAATCCTTTTGATATACCCAATGAGGAACGGCAAAATGAACCACTCATCGATTTGTATAGTCAGAATATTGCCAAGGCATTTTCGGAACTGATTGAAGGCAGTAGCCTGTCTCCCCAAATGGAAGCGGTACTCATTCCTTGTATTGCCACCTTATTGCGTAAAGAAGGGAGCAGCCTTGCGGAGTTGCAACGGTTTATGAACGATGAAGAAAACGATGATTTGATCAAACTTGGCTTGCAAAGCCCTAATCCTATACACAAAAATTTATTCAAATCAGCTTTCAGAAAAGGATCGGGCTATCAAACTACCAAACAGTCTATTTATACAAAGCTGTTGAAGCTATTAGGCACTACCACATTTTTTGAGTTTACCTGTGGGCGAAGTACTTTGGACCTAGCAAAAGCGACTGACGAGGGGAAAATTATCTTGTTCAATCTGTCGCAGGGTAAAATTGGGGAAGATAGCTCACAAGCTATTGGACGATTACTGATTGCCATGATTAAAAACGTAGCTCTACGAAGAGAGTATCAAGCCAAAAACGAACGAATCCCTACCTTTGTTTTTATCGACGAGTGCCAAAATTATCTCTCCCCTAGTATTGAAAAAATACTGACCGAAGCCCGAAAGTATAAGGTGTTCTTGTTGATGGCCAATCAGAACTTAGCCCAAATTGAAGATAGCCGTTTAAAAGATGCTATTTTTTCTAATACCAAAGTAAAAATAGCAGGAAGTAACTCTCCTAAAACCTTAAAAGTGATGGCGCAAGAAATGCAAACCTCCTTAGACATATTACAAGACATGCGTAAATATCATTTCTGTGCTAAGGTGGATGACTCTCCTGCATTTGTGTTTCGTTCACCCAGTTTTTTGGCTACCAATGAAGCCAAATTTTCATTGTCACACGCTGATCAAATGGGCTTGAAACAATACTTGCTTGACCAAGGGTATTATCGTACCAAGGTATTATTGAAAAAAGAGGATGCGACAACAGAAGCTGCAAATAGTTCTGAAACCCCTACAAATAGCCAAGAACAACCTCCTCTACCCAAGTATTCGTTAAGAAAGAAAACAACAAATGGTGAAGGCAATGATCCTAATCCAGCCCCTAAATACTCATTCCGAAAATCAAAAAACTAA
- a CDS encoding ATP-binding protein gives MGIIRPEVRNKHLKDFPQHEELLTPFLKSFFVTRGAKRQFFRKQSKTELFEFFLSPEENTKEKFGFNLELLLIYSPHNEMAARTIQAVEEVYEGYPAKGRVETLVYILISESTDVHKWLKNYSSSQRSREPRIIIAFSASELRQNARISNYINNKISEQFYQRDLFDFSLPLKEDAYFFGRERLLTTYYDAVKKSENRGLFGLRKTGKTSFLYKLKRTVEFEKKGVILFFDCKNPSIKKLRWNEFLGEICNTISDRTGIKIAAKSKKYTEKKIATTFSNLIKKVAELEDNNRVALIFDEIEYISFLNEKEEHWIDDYIDFWQTIWSCQSEHRNLVFFIAGLNPNVLDTNRVKGVQNPLFGIVSPDYLTGFTKSEMKLMVSSLGKKIGLDFTDTALNYLYTQYGGHPHLTRKSCSWINKDYTDQAIHKPITISDNDLIKSQERRDLDLSYYSGHVVAELSDFYPDEYTMLEMLSSGEIRDFIEFSTEPEFTKHLMGYGLLKYDSHNMPKITIPVVEKHIGLELAKKEGRKTILRVITPDQRELWLPKRIDYIIKDFQLLVDLIDNAGQPSLFGKFSFPESSKFSRVEVCDTELKFENFINTCFQCFVESIEVYGKPDKKYYRDTITPQYPSLVHALERIRVYRHNYHHLKLSMPITKDKLVDYLKADLESQKPSQVKDLHFVLQQCVLDNLLAGLQVEINRLT, from the coding sequence ATGGGAATCATTCGACCAGAAGTAAGAAATAAGCATTTAAAAGATTTTCCACAACATGAAGAGTTACTAACACCATTTTTGAAAAGTTTTTTTGTAACAAGAGGTGCTAAGAGACAATTTTTTCGAAAGCAATCCAAAACAGAATTATTTGAGTTTTTTTTAAGTCCTGAAGAAAATACAAAAGAAAAGTTTGGGTTTAATTTAGAATTACTCCTAATCTATTCACCACATAATGAAATGGCAGCTAGAACTATTCAGGCTGTGGAGGAAGTTTATGAAGGATACCCTGCCAAAGGAAGGGTTGAGACACTTGTATACATATTAATTTCAGAGAGTACAGATGTACACAAGTGGCTTAAAAATTACAGCTCAAGCCAAAGATCACGTGAGCCAAGAATAATAATTGCTTTTTCAGCTAGTGAACTAAGACAAAACGCTAGAATTTCTAATTATATAAATAACAAAATAAGTGAACAATTTTACCAGAGAGACTTATTCGACTTTTCCCTCCCCCTAAAAGAAGATGCCTATTTTTTTGGACGGGAAAGATTACTTACAACCTATTATGATGCGGTTAAAAAGTCCGAAAACAGAGGGTTATTTGGTTTAAGAAAAACAGGTAAGACTTCCTTCTTGTATAAACTTAAAAGGACTGTTGAATTTGAGAAAAAGGGAGTGATTTTATTTTTCGATTGCAAAAACCCCTCAATAAAAAAATTAAGGTGGAACGAATTTTTAGGCGAGATTTGTAACACTATATCTGACAGAACTGGAATAAAAATCGCTGCTAAATCTAAGAAATACACAGAAAAGAAAATTGCAACTACATTTAGCAACCTTATAAAAAAAGTTGCCGAATTAGAAGATAACAACAGGGTAGCGCTAATCTTCGATGAAATAGAGTATATATCTTTTCTGAATGAAAAAGAAGAGCATTGGATTGATGATTACATCGATTTCTGGCAAACGATATGGTCTTGTCAAAGTGAGCACAGAAACTTAGTTTTTTTTATAGCGGGCCTAAACCCAAATGTATTAGACACAAATAGAGTTAAAGGAGTCCAAAACCCATTATTTGGGATAGTATCGCCTGATTATCTGACAGGTTTTACAAAATCAGAAATGAAACTCATGGTTTCATCATTAGGCAAAAAGATAGGATTGGATTTTACAGATACAGCCTTAAATTATTTATATACTCAATATGGTGGACATCCTCACCTCACAAGAAAATCATGTAGTTGGATTAATAAAGATTATACAGATCAAGCTATCCATAAGCCCATTACAATATCTGACAACGATTTAATAAAGAGTCAAGAACGAAGAGATTTAGACCTATCTTATTACAGTGGTCATGTTGTTGCGGAACTTTCAGATTTTTACCCAGATGAATACACTATGTTAGAAATGCTTTCTAGTGGAGAAATTAGAGATTTTATAGAATTTTCAACAGAACCAGAATTTACCAAGCACTTAATGGGTTATGGTCTTTTGAAATATGACTCTCACAATATGCCTAAGATAACAATCCCAGTGGTTGAAAAACATATAGGCCTAGAGTTAGCAAAAAAAGAAGGCCGAAAAACGATTTTGCGTGTAATAACACCTGATCAGCGTGAGCTATGGCTACCTAAACGAATAGATTATATAATTAAAGATTTTCAGTTGCTGGTAGATTTAATAGATAATGCAGGACAACCTTCTCTATTTGGGAAATTCTCATTTCCTGAAAGTAGCAAATTCTCGAGGGTTGAAGTTTGTGATACTGAATTAAAGTTTGAGAACTTTATAAACACTTGTTTTCAATGCTTTGTTGAAAGTATTGAAGTTTATGGAAAACCTGATAAAAAATACTACAGGGATACAATAACTCCACAATATCCAAGTCTAGTGCATGCACTTGAAAGAATTAGGGTTTACAGGCATAATTACCATCATCTAAAATTATCTATGCCCATAACCAAAGATAAATTAGTAGATTATTTAAAGGCCGATCTGGAAAGTCAGAAGCCAAGCCAAGTAAAAGATTTACACTTTGTATTACAACAGTGCGTTTTAGATAACTTATTAGCAGGTTTACAAGTTGAAATTAATAGATTAACATAA